In Ruminococcaceae bacterium BL-6, a genomic segment contains:
- the ykfD gene encoding putative cell wall oligopeptide ABC transporter (ATP binding protein) (Evidence 3 : Putative function from multiple computational evidences; PubMedId : 15101989; Product type t : transporter): MTGDKKLVEVKHLKKYFSVGKNLKLKAIDDVSFSINEGETLGLVGESGCGKTTTGRSILGLYEPTAGEVSFDGIDVYKMGRKQEEGFRRSAQMIFQDPYASLNPRMTVGDIIAEGIDIHKLCTGEERTKKIYELLNLVGLNKDHINRFPHEFSGGQRQRIGIARALAIQPKFIVCDEPISALDVSIQAQIVNLLMDLQQKLNLTYLFIAHDLSMVKHISNRVAVMYLGAIFEIAESMELYDHPMHPYTKALLSAIPVADPKIEKSRERVLLKGDVPSPIHSNPGCKFAGRCQFASSICREKPPEMREISKGHYAACHALD, from the coding sequence ATGACGGGGGATAAAAAGCTGGTTGAGGTGAAACACCTGAAGAAATATTTCTCAGTCGGAAAAAATCTGAAGCTGAAAGCAATAGACGACGTAAGCTTTTCTATCAATGAAGGTGAAACGTTAGGCCTTGTGGGCGAAAGCGGATGCGGCAAAACGACGACGGGAAGATCGATTCTGGGGTTATACGAACCGACAGCCGGAGAAGTATCGTTTGACGGTATCGACGTTTATAAAATGGGGAGAAAACAGGAGGAAGGATTCAGGAGATCCGCACAGATGATATTCCAGGATCCATATGCTTCCCTGAATCCCAGAATGACCGTAGGAGATATCATAGCCGAAGGAATCGATATCCATAAATTATGTACCGGGGAAGAAAGGACCAAGAAAATATACGAGCTTTTGAATCTTGTGGGATTGAACAAAGACCATATCAACCGATTTCCCCACGAGTTTTCAGGAGGGCAAAGGCAAAGGATCGGGATTGCAAGGGCATTGGCAATACAGCCGAAATTCATCGTATGCGACGAACCCATCTCGGCCCTCGACGTTTCGATTCAGGCGCAGATTGTAAATCTCCTTATGGATTTGCAGCAAAAGCTCAATCTTACTTATCTGTTTATCGCTCATGATTTAAGCATGGTGAAGCATATATCAAACAGGGTGGCGGTCATGTATCTGGGCGCGATATTTGAAATCGCAGAAAGTATGGAATTATACGATCACCCGATGCATCCCTATACAAAGGCCCTGCTTTCCGCGATCCCTGTTGCGGATCCCAAAATAGAGAAGTCAAGAGAGAGGGTATTGCTGAAAGGCGATGTTCCAAGCCCCATCCATTCAAACCCCGGGTGCAAATTTGCAGGGCGCTGTCAATTTGCAAGCTCGATATGCAGAGAAAAGCCTCCGGAGATGAGAGAAATATCAAAAGGGCATTATGCCGCGTGCCACGCATTGGACTAA
- a CDS encoding TetR/AcrR family transcriptional regulator, translated as MIANIDYIKGKEMGSTPRDKTASHERIIPAARKEFLEKGFDKASIRAIAAAAGMTSAGLYRHFSDKEAMFAALVEPALTEFRGLFTVLKARDYELLDKGALDAMWEEGSDLAGFLDLIYRHFDAFKLLVCCSEGTHYEHFVHEYVMIEQKETLAYLGEARRRGIPVKDIRPEELHLLLSAYAAAIFEVVVHDFTHEDAQHYLKTLQAFFTPGWRAVLGL; from the coding sequence ATGATAGCTAACATTGATTACATAAAAGGGAAGGAGATGGGTTCCACGCCGCGGGACAAAACTGCCAGCCATGAGCGGATCATTCCGGCGGCCCGGAAGGAATTTCTGGAAAAGGGCTTTGACAAGGCGTCCATCCGCGCCATCGCGGCGGCAGCGGGGATGACCTCCGCCGGGCTTTACCGGCATTTTTCCGACAAGGAAGCCATGTTCGCCGCACTGGTGGAGCCGGCGCTCACGGAATTTCGCGGGCTGTTCACTGTGCTCAAGGCGAGGGATTATGAGCTTCTGGACAAAGGGGCGTTGGATGCCATGTGGGAGGAAGGATCCGATCTCGCCGGCTTCCTCGATCTCATCTACCGGCATTTTGACGCTTTCAAGCTGCTGGTCTGCTGTTCGGAGGGCACCCACTACGAGCACTTCGTCCACGAGTATGTCATGATCGAACAGAAGGAAACGCTGGCCTATCTGGGCGAGGCGCGCCGCCGGGGCATCCCGGTGAAGGACATCCGCCCGGAGGAGCTGCATCTGCTGCTCAGCGCCTATGCCGCCGCAATTTTCGAGGTGGTCGTCCACGACTTCACCCATGAGGACGCGCAGCATTATCTGAAAACGCTGCAGGCGTTTTTTACCCCCGGTTGGAGAGCCGTCCTGGGCCTTTGA